Part of the Candidatus Bathyarchaeota archaeon genome, AGATACTTAATTTGTTCTTTTGTTAAATTGTCAATTTTTATACCCATGCTTTCAAGAGCCAATTTAGCAACTTTTTGATCAATTTCTTCAGGAACTTCATGAACTTTTACTTCAAGTTTTGAATTGTTTCTAATATATTCTGTACAAAGAGCTTGATTAGCAAAAGACATCATCATCACTTCGCTAGGATGCCCTTCAGCCGCAGCAAGATTAACTAATCTTCCCTCAGATAACAAATATAGCTTCTTACCATTTCTTAATCGATACTCTTCAACATTTGGTCTAACAGATTTCTTGGACACGCTTAAGGAATCCAGATCATCTAAATTGATTTCTACATTAAAATGTCCAGCATTCCCTAGTATAGCTCCATCCTTCATCTTGCTCATATGCCCGCCTCTAATTACACCAGTGTTTCCAGTAGCTGTCATGAAGATATCGCCGTATTTTGCTACCTCAGACATCGGCTTAACACTAAAACCATCCATCACAGCTTCAATAGCCCTTAGTGGGTCAATTTCAGTAACTATTACATTAGCTCCCATACCCTTAGCTCTCATTGCAATTCCTCTACTACACCATCCATAGCCAGCAACAACAAAGGTTTTACCAGCAAGAAGAATGCTAGTTGCACGAAGCAAGCCATCTATCGAACTTTGACCCGTACCATATCTGTTATCAAATAAGTATTTTGTTGATGCATCATTAACCGCTATGATTGGATATTTTAATGTCCCAGAGCTTTCCATAGCTTTGAGCCTTATTACACCACTTGTTGTCTCTTCTGTACCTCCTAATATATTTTCCAGCAAATCCTTTCTTTTTGTATGTAATGCGCTAACAAGATCTGCTCCATCGTCTAGGGTAATTTCCGGAGATTGGTTTAACACTTGATCAATACACCAGTAATACTCTTGATCCTTCTCGCCTTTCCAAGCATAAACATGAATTCCCTCCATTGCTAAAGCTGCGGCAACATCATCTTGGGTTGAAAGTGGGTTAGAAGCACATAGAGAGATCTCCGCACCACCGGCTTTTAATACTCGCATAAGAACTGCTGTTTCTTTGGTGACATGTAATGAAGCTCCGATTGAAATCCCTGCTAGAGGCTTTCTTTTTTTGAAATCCTCTTTTATCTTCATTAAAACAGGCATTAAATTTTCTGCCCATTCAATAGATTGCAGACCTCTATCGCATAAAGATGCATCTTTGACTTTATATTGAGTCATAATTTTATCATCATTTCAACTTTTTAGAAAAATTAATTTTTATCGGTACGAAGATATTCTTCGATATTATCTATTTCAAACTCTTCCTGTTCTAATACATTAAAAATGAAATTTAAAATCATTCTTCTTCTATTGTCTTCTAAATCTGGATAGTAAAGAGGGTGAGATACAACTAAGCCACGAAAAGCATAGAAGGGAGGTAAGATTTTGAATATCTCATTATCACCAGTCTTATTGAGATATCTAGTTATGAATTCGTTAAAAAGCTGTTTAAAAGGTTCTCTAAATTCGCCATAATGCCAAATGCTAAAAAATAGATAATTTATTGATAGTCCAGAAACATCATCTGCTGGTTCACCAAATTCTTCACGAGAAAAATCCATTACAAGGATTGAATCATCCTCTTTAAATCTGATATTGCCAAAAGGATGGATATCTCCATGTATTCGCGAAAGTCTATGTGCTAAATGTTTTATCTTATTTCGCCATAAAACAGCTTTTACTTCAATTTCTGTAAGTTCCTTTCTAGAAATAAACTCGAGTTTATCAGGATCAGGATAGGTATCTATGACGCCCATTAACATTTCTCCGTGCCCAATTAGATCTCGTATATGTCTTTTGTAGAGAATTTCATTTTGTTTCTTTGTTGAGTGTAGATCCGCAAGATAATCCGCAATAATTCGACATCTTCTCAAATCTTTCTCTGAAATTCTTTCATTTTTAGCCATTCTAAATAAATCATTAGAATACGAAGGAAATTCTTCTTCCTCTACCAATTCTATGAGGTTGATGAATTCAATACCATCTTTTAATGATAATAAACTACCATCTCTCATCAAGCATGCTACATCAATTGATTTTGGACTCTTTCCTTTTGGAGCTGAATTTAATAATTCATGCTGTAGAAGTAGAACTGAGGCTCTATCTCCTAGATAGTCATGACCCCAACCTGTATCTCCCCTGACTATTCTTAGTACAATCTTACGAGAATCCCCGTTTATAGTTAATTTAGCGAGAAATCCAACATTATGGAATCCTTCCCCGATTTTTTTCAAGCTTTCAAGTTGAACAGGTTGAGAGAAGACTTTCGATAGATAATCTTCTAAATTAGACTTACTGATTTCAAACTTTAAATTACCAACTTCAAGCTTCAAATTTTGTTTCCCCTTTGCTTGAATTGGCACAATGCAAGGAAGAAGTTATAATTTATGTCTAATCGAATAAATTAAGATTTAAAGGATATCCAATTATTAGCAGGCCCGCTTTTCAAACAGCTTCCATAGTTGAAGGCGGTTTCTTTGCTATATTATAAGTTACACTTACAACATTAGGAACTTCATTTGTTATT contains:
- a CDS encoding aminoglycoside phosphotransferase family protein → MKLEVGNLKFEISKSNLEDYLSKVFSQPVQLESLKKIGEGFHNVGFLAKLTINGDSRKIVLRIVRGDTGWGHDYLGDRASVLLLQHELLNSAPKGKSPKSIDVACLMRDGSLLSLKDGIEFINLIELVEEEEFPSYSNDLFRMAKNERISEKDLRRCRIIADYLADLHSTKKQNEILYKRHIRDLIGHGEMLMGVIDTYPDPDKLEFISRKELTEIEVKAVLWRNKIKHLAHRLSRIHGDIHPFGNIRFKEDDSILVMDFSREEFGEPADDVSGLSINYLFFSIWHYGEFREPFKQLFNEFITRYLNKTGDNEIFKILPPFYAFRGLVVSHPLYYPDLEDNRRRMILNFIFNVLEQEEFEIDNIEEYLRTDKN
- a CDS encoding adenosylhomocysteinase, whose product is MTQYKVKDASLCDRGLQSIEWAENLMPVLMKIKEDFKKRKPLAGISIGASLHVTKETAVLMRVLKAGGAEISLCASNPLSTQDDVAAALAMEGIHVYAWKGEKDQEYYWCIDQVLNQSPEITLDDGADLVSALHTKRKDLLENILGGTEETTSGVIRLKAMESSGTLKYPIIAVNDASTKYLFDNRYGTGQSSIDGLLRATSILLAGKTFVVAGYGWCSRGIAMRAKGMGANVIVTEIDPLRAIEAVMDGFSVKPMSEVAKYGDIFMTATGNTGVIRGGHMSKMKDGAILGNAGHFNVEINLDDLDSLSVSKKSVRPNVEEYRLRNGKKLYLLSEGRLVNLAAAEGHPSEVMMMSFANQALCTEYIRNNSKLEVKVHEVPEEIDQKVAKLALESMGIKIDNLTKEQIKYLKKWESGT